The following are encoded in a window of Lacinutrix sp. WUR7 genomic DNA:
- a CDS encoding heavy metal translocating P-type ATPase metal-binding domain-containing protein, whose amino-acid sequence MDKSTCFHCGDDCDTTVIQFNEKTFCCNGCKTVYEIFSENDLTCYYDLQSSPGAIPKEIQGKYDFLSQENIIEKLTEFNDGNTQIVTLYIPHIHCSSCIWILENGNKLNPGISTSQVNFGKKTVRVTYDTEKTSLKEIVILLSSIGYEPYISLDDFKTGKEHINRTLIYKLGIAGFAFGNVMFLSFPEYFEVGEFWLEQYKHLFRWLMFAFSLPVVFYAAQDYFVSAFKGLRAKLLNIDVPIVLGISVLFIRSTIEIIFDLGSGFFDSLTGLVFFLLLGKFFQQKTYSFLSFERDYKSYFPIAITKISSEEGETPIQVYEIKKGDRLLIRNEELIPVDGILINGKARIDYSFVTGESENVSKNSGDKLFAGGKQTAGVIEMEALKSVEQSYLTQLWSNDVFSKNKEDGFTTLTNKISKKFTFAVLSIAFIATTFWLFVDASKAMNVFTAVLIIACPCAIALSAPFTFGNLLRIFGKQKFYVKNASVIEQLAAINTIIFDKTGTITSNKQSTATYEGETLSTSEGILLKNTLRGSNHPLSRTLYDILDENNIITLNHFEEHLGKGIEASHNNENIKIGSASFVGSSEASVLNTAVHISTNNIYKGKYTFYNSYRKGLSKLFNKLKKQYDLVILSGDNEGELENLKKILPSKTKLIFNQKPDDKLEYIKYHQTEGAKVLMIGDGLNDAGALAQSNVGIALSENVNVFSPACDAILDASKFNQLYKYIKVSKSAIQIIKWSFVLSFVYNVIGLYFAVTGQLAPVVAAILMPLSSISIVVFTTIATNILGRKLARN is encoded by the coding sequence ATGGACAAGTCTACTTGCTTTCATTGTGGCGATGATTGTGATACAACCGTTATTCAATTTAACGAAAAAACGTTTTGTTGTAATGGTTGCAAAACCGTTTATGAGATTTTCTCAGAAAACGATTTAACCTGTTACTATGATTTACAGTCTTCTCCTGGAGCAATTCCTAAAGAAATTCAAGGTAAATACGATTTCCTTTCCCAAGAAAATATTATTGAAAAACTAACCGAATTTAACGATGGCAACACCCAAATTGTTACCCTCTATATTCCGCATATTCATTGTAGTTCTTGTATTTGGATTCTAGAAAATGGAAATAAATTAAATCCAGGGATATCCACCTCACAAGTTAATTTTGGTAAGAAAACCGTTCGTGTTACTTACGATACTGAAAAAACATCGCTTAAAGAAATTGTGATACTTTTAAGTAGTATTGGCTATGAACCCTATATTTCTTTAGACGATTTTAAAACAGGAAAAGAACATATTAACAGAACACTAATTTACAAATTAGGTATTGCTGGTTTTGCATTTGGTAATGTGATGTTTCTTTCCTTTCCGGAGTATTTTGAAGTTGGTGAATTCTGGTTAGAACAATACAAGCACTTGTTTCGTTGGCTCATGTTTGCCTTTTCACTTCCTGTCGTTTTTTATGCAGCACAAGATTATTTTGTTTCGGCGTTCAAAGGTTTACGTGCTAAACTTTTAAATATAGATGTACCAATAGTTTTAGGGATTTCGGTTTTATTTATTCGAAGTACTATAGAAATCATTTTCGATTTAGGATCCGGTTTTTTTGATAGTTTAACGGGTTTGGTTTTCTTTTTATTACTCGGAAAGTTCTTTCAGCAAAAAACATATTCCTTCCTTTCGTTTGAGCGGGATTATAAATCGTATTTCCCAATTGCAATAACTAAAATTTCTTCGGAAGAAGGCGAAACTCCAATTCAAGTTTACGAAATTAAAAAAGGAGACCGATTACTGATTAGAAACGAAGAGTTAATACCTGTAGATGGTATTCTCATTAACGGAAAAGCACGAATTGATTACAGTTTTGTAACTGGAGAATCGGAAAACGTTAGTAAAAATTCTGGTGATAAGCTATTTGCAGGAGGAAAACAAACCGCTGGAGTGATAGAAATGGAAGCCTTGAAATCGGTAGAACAAAGTTACCTCACGCAACTATGGAGTAATGATGTATTCAGTAAAAATAAGGAAGACGGCTTTACAACCTTAACGAATAAAATAAGTAAAAAGTTCACCTTTGCCGTTTTAAGCATTGCTTTTATAGCAACCACTTTTTGGTTATTTGTAGATGCATCGAAAGCCATGAATGTTTTTACTGCTGTACTTATTATTGCGTGTCCGTGTGCCATTGCGCTCTCTGCTCCTTTTACCTTCGGAAATTTACTTCGCATCTTTGGAAAGCAAAAATTCTATGTTAAAAATGCTTCGGTTATAGAACAGTTAGCTGCTATAAACACGATTATTTTTGACAAAACAGGAACGATTACTTCCAACAAACAAAGTACAGCAACCTATGAAGGGGAAACGCTTTCTACTTCCGAAGGCATCTTACTAAAAAATACGCTCCGTGGTTCTAATCATCCACTAAGTAGAACGCTCTATGATATTTTAGATGAAAACAATATCATTACCTTAAATCATTTTGAAGAGCATTTAGGTAAAGGTATTGAAGCTTCCCATAATAACGAAAACATAAAAATTGGCTCTGCTAGTTTTGTGGGTTCTTCAGAAGCTTCCGTTTTAAATACAGCGGTTCATATTAGTACTAACAATATTTATAAAGGAAAATATACTTTTTATAATAGCTATAGAAAAGGGTTGTCGAAACTCTTCAATAAGTTAAAAAAACAATATGATTTGGTAATCCTTTCTGGGGATAATGAAGGAGAATTGGAAAATTTAAAAAAAATACTTCCAAGTAAAACGAAGTTAATTTTCAATCAGAAACCAGATGACAAATTAGAATACATCAAATACCATCAAACCGAAGGTGCAAAAGTACTCATGATTGGAGATGGTTTAAATGATGCTGGAGCATTAGCACAAAGTAATGTTGGTATTGCATTGTCGGAAAACGTAAACGTCTTCTCTCCTGCTTGTGATGCTATTTTAGATGCTTCCAAATTCAATCAACTGTACAAATATATCAAAGTATCAAAAAGTGCAATACAAATTATTAAATGGAGTTTTGTACTTTCATTTGTATATAACGTAATAGGTTTGTACTTTGCAGTAACTGGACAATTAGCCCCAGTAGTTGCCGCCATTTTAATGCCTTTAAGTTCCATTAGTATCGTAGTGTTTACAACCATTGCTACAAATATTTTAGGTAGAAAATTGGCAAGAAATTAG
- the ccoG gene encoding cytochrome c oxidase accessory protein CcoG yields the protein METPQNESFRDTIGTINEEGGRAWVYPKKPSGKYYNKRKIVSYGLLIFLIAAPFIKINGNQFLLFNILERRFNIFGLPFWPQDFYLFVMSMLIGIVFIALFTVSFGRVFCGWICPQTIFMEMVFRRIEYWIDGDRNKQRKLDKQEWNAEKIKKRALKWFIFLMISFVIANVFLAYLIGSDKLIKYITGNPLDHLGTLFPLIIFTAVFYFVFAWFREQVCIIACPYGRLQSVLLDNKSIVVAYDHKRGEGENGRKKFRKNEDREALGHGDCIDCMQCVNVCPTGIDIRNGTQLECVNCTACIDECDHIMESIDLPKGLIRFASEDEIEKKEKFKITARMKGYIAVLTILTGLLCGMLLLRNDVEATVLRLPGQLFEHKGENIISNVFTFKLVNKTTKDIENINFKLRKQEGEIKMVSTAANFEVPAQGLAEGTLFIEIDKSKLKGDKSKLMIEVYSGDEMIETTTVNFLGPRSYK from the coding sequence TTGGAAACACCGCAAAACGAATCTTTTAGAGACACCATTGGTACCATCAATGAAGAAGGTGGCCGTGCTTGGGTATACCCCAAAAAACCTAGTGGTAAATATTATAACAAGCGAAAAATAGTGAGCTATGGTTTACTTATTTTTCTTATTGCTGCTCCTTTTATAAAAATAAATGGAAACCAGTTTTTATTATTTAATATTTTAGAACGTCGTTTCAATATTTTTGGTTTACCGTTTTGGCCACAAGATTTTTACTTATTTGTAATGTCTATGCTCATTGGTATTGTGTTTATCGCTTTATTTACCGTGAGTTTCGGACGTGTTTTTTGTGGTTGGATTTGCCCGCAAACCATTTTTATGGAAATGGTTTTTAGACGCATTGAATATTGGATTGATGGGGATAGAAACAAACAACGTAAACTAGATAAGCAAGAATGGAATGCCGAAAAAATTAAAAAACGTGCATTAAAATGGTTTATCTTCCTAATGATATCATTTGTTATTGCAAATGTGTTTTTAGCCTATTTAATAGGAAGTGATAAACTTATAAAATATATAACTGGTAATCCGTTAGATCATTTAGGTACTCTTTTTCCACTTATTATTTTTACTGCTGTCTTCTATTTTGTTTTCGCTTGGTTTAGAGAACAAGTATGTATTATTGCTTGTCCGTATGGTAGATTACAAAGTGTATTACTAGATAATAAATCGATAGTAGTTGCTTATGATCATAAACGTGGTGAAGGAGAAAATGGTCGTAAAAAATTCAGAAAAAACGAAGATAGAGAAGCTTTAGGACATGGAGATTGTATTGATTGTATGCAGTGTGTTAATGTTTGTCCGACAGGAATCGATATTAGAAATGGTACGCAATTAGAATGTGTAAACTGTACCGCTTGTATTGATGAATGTGATCATATTATGGAAAGTATCGACCTTCCAAAAGGATTAATACGATTTGCTTCTGAAGATGAAATAGAAAAGAAAGAAAAATTCAAGATTACTGCAAGAATGAAAGGATACATTGCTGTTCTTACTATTCTTACTGGTTTATTATGTGGTATGCTACTTTTAAGAAACGATGTAGAAGCTACTGTTTTAAGACTTCCAGGGCAATTATTTGAGCATAAAGGAGAAAATATAATAAGTAACGTTTTCACCTTTAAACTTGTAAATAAAACAACGAAGGATATTGAAAACATTAACTTCAAACTTAGAAAGCAAGAAGGGGAAATAAAAATGGTTTCTACAGCAGCAAATTTTGAAGTTCCTGCACAAGGTTTAGCAGAAGGAACCTTATTTATTGAAATTGACAAAAGTAAGTTGAAAGGAGACAAAAGTAAACTTATGATTGAGGTGTATAGTGGTGATGAAATGATTGAAACCACTACTGTAAACTTTTTAGGACCAAGAAGTTATAAGTAA
- the ccoN gene encoding cytochrome-c oxidase, cbb3-type subunit I, with translation MEKEQFYYDNKIVKNFLYATILWGVVGMTVGLMLAFLFIFPNYTEGISWLSFGRLRPLHTNAVIFAFVGNAIFAGVYYSTQRLLKARMFSDLLSKINFWGWQLMIVGAAITLPLGYTTSKEYAELEWPFDILIAVIWVVFGINLIGTMIKRRQRHLYVAIWFYIATFVTVAVLHIFNSLELPVSAMKSYSVYAGVQDALVQWWYGHNAVAFFLTTPFLGLMYYFVPKAANRPVYSYRLSIIHFWSLIFIYIWAGPHHLLYTALPEWAQNLGVAFSVMLLMPSWGGMINGLLTLRGAWDKVRTDPVLKFMVVALTGYGMATFEGPLLSLKNVNAIGHFTDWIIAHVHVGALAWNGFLAFGMIYYLVPRLFKTKLYSIGLANLHFWIGTLGIIFYALPLYVAGFTQASMWKQFNPDGTLMYGNFLETVTEIMPMYYMRAVGGTLYIAGMLILVYNVYVTIRQGSKVEDELAEAPALQHVSKKRTAGEGWHTWLERKPIKLTIGATIAILIGGIVQIVPTIMVKSNIPTIASVKPYTPLELEGRDIYIREGCVGCHSQMIRPFRSEVERYGEYSKAGEYVYDHPFLWGSKRTGPDLHRIGGKYSDNWHLNHMYDPQSTSSGSIMPSYKWIVRDELDKSLTEKKMKAMVSLGVPYSEEEINNAQQAMLEQGTQIEKNLYADPDFAETYEADKAAGGAEFIEMRNREIVAVIAYLQRLGTDIKVKDLETTQN, from the coding sequence ATGGAAAAAGAACAATTCTATTACGATAACAAGATCGTTAAAAATTTCCTTTACGCTACCATTCTTTGGGGAGTTGTAGGTATGACAGTCGGCTTAATGCTAGCTTTCCTTTTCATTTTCCCCAATTATACCGAAGGTATTTCGTGGTTAAGCTTTGGTCGTTTAAGACCATTACATACCAACGCAGTAATCTTTGCCTTTGTTGGTAATGCGATTTTTGCCGGTGTATATTATTCTACACAACGTCTTCTTAAAGCGAGAATGTTTAGTGATTTACTAAGTAAAATTAATTTTTGGGGTTGGCAATTAATGATTGTTGGCGCTGCAATAACACTTCCTTTAGGATACACCACATCTAAAGAATATGCAGAATTAGAGTGGCCTTTTGATATTCTAATTGCTGTAATTTGGGTGGTATTTGGAATCAATTTAATTGGTACCATGATTAAAAGAAGACAACGTCATTTATACGTTGCTATTTGGTTTTACATTGCCACTTTTGTAACGGTTGCTGTATTGCACATTTTTAATAGTTTAGAACTTCCAGTTAGTGCTATGAAAAGTTACTCGGTATATGCAGGAGTTCAAGATGCATTGGTGCAATGGTGGTACGGACATAATGCCGTAGCATTCTTTTTAACAACACCTTTCTTAGGATTGATGTATTATTTTGTACCTAAAGCTGCAAATAGACCTGTTTACTCCTATAGACTTTCTATCATTCACTTTTGGTCTTTAATCTTTATTTATATTTGGGCTGGACCACACCATTTACTATATACCGCTTTACCAGAATGGGCACAAAATCTTGGTGTAGCATTTTCTGTAATGTTATTAATGCCTTCTTGGGGAGGAATGATAAACGGACTACTAACACTTCGTGGTGCTTGGGATAAAGTACGTACAGATCCTGTTTTAAAATTTATGGTGGTTGCTCTTACTGGTTATGGTATGGCAACTTTTGAAGGGCCTTTACTTTCCCTTAAAAATGTAAATGCCATTGGTCACTTTACCGATTGGATTATTGCGCACGTACACGTTGGTGCTTTAGCTTGGAATGGTTTCTTAGCCTTTGGTATGATCTATTATTTAGTGCCTAGATTATTTAAAACGAAGTTATATTCTATCGGACTTGCTAACTTGCATTTCTGGATTGGTACTTTAGGAATTATATTTTACGCATTACCACTTTACGTTGCTGGATTTACACAAGCAAGTATGTGGAAACAGTTTAATCCAGACGGGACTTTAATGTATGGTAACTTCTTAGAAACCGTTACCGAAATTATGCCAATGTACTACATGCGTGCTGTTGGTGGAACGCTATATATTGCAGGAATGTTAATTCTTGTGTATAACGTTTATGTTACAATAAGACAAGGAAGTAAAGTAGAAGACGAATTAGCGGAAGCTCCTGCATTACAACATGTTTCTAAAAAACGTACTGCTGGCGAAGGATGGCATACTTGGTTAGAACGTAAGCCTATTAAATTAACTATTGGTGCAACTATTGCTATCTTAATTGGTGGTATTGTACAAATAGTACCAACTATCATGGTAAAATCGAATATACCTACTATTGCAAGTGTAAAACCTTACACGCCTTTAGAATTAGAAGGTCGTGATATTTACATTCGTGAAGGTTGTGTTGGATGTCACTCTCAAATGATTCGTCCGTTTAGATCTGAAGTAGAACGTTACGGAGAATACTCGAAAGCAGGAGAATATGTTTATGATCATCCATTCTTATGGGGATCTAAAAGAACTGGTCCAGATTTACATCGTATTGGAGGGAAATATTCAGACAACTGGCACTTAAACCACATGTATGATCCACAAAGTACGTCTTCAGGTTCTATTATGCCATCGTATAAATGGATTGTTAGAGATGAACTAGACAAATCACTTACAGAGAAGAAAATGAAAGCAATGGTTTCTTTGGGCGTTCCTTATTCAGAAGAAGAAATTAATAATGCACAGCAAGCCATGTTAGAGCAAGGTACACAAATTGAAAAAAACCTATATGCAGATCCTGATTTTGCCGAAACCTACGAAGCAGATAAAGCAGCTGGAGGTGCAGAATTTATAGAAATGCGTAATCGTGAAATTGTAGCTGTTATCGCTTATTTACAACGTTTGGGTACAGATATAAAAGTGAAAGATTTAGAAACCACTCAAAACTAG
- a CDS encoding CcoQ/FixQ family Cbb3-type cytochrome c oxidase assembly chaperone produces the protein MLKFVKNYMDSMDGIEVYPIISLLIFFGFFVVLFLWVFTAKKEYIESVSNLPLELDNQNQSEL, from the coding sequence ATGTTAAAATTTGTAAAAAACTATATGGATAGTATGGATGGAATTGAAGTATATCCAATTATATCCTTACTTATATTCTTCGGTTTTTTTGTAGTCCTATTTTTATGGGTATTTACAGCAAAAAAAGAATATATAGAAAGTGTAAGTAATTTACCATTAGAATTAGATAACCAAAACCAATCCGAATTATGA
- the ccoS gene encoding cbb3-type cytochrome oxidase assembly protein CcoS codes for MSVIYILLTISIIVAIGFFAAFIYAVKSGQFDDSYTPSVRMLFEDELVKEKPKPTIKTKKTN; via the coding sequence ATGAGTGTTATTTATATTTTATTGACTATCAGCATTATAGTTGCAATCGGTTTTTTTGCAGCTTTTATTTATGCGGTAAAAAGTGGTCAATTTGATGATAGCTATACCCCTTCTGTTAGAATGCTTTTTGAAGATGAACTTGTTAAAGAGAAACCAAAACCAACTATAAAAACTAAAAAGACTAATTAA
- a CDS encoding sigma 54-interacting transcriptional regulator — translation MEIKDINTLGELKNAGYNSRSIKDELRDNLIEKIKNKTTVFEGVHGYENTVIPELERAILSRHNINFLGLRGQAKTRLARLMLNLLDEYIPVVEGSEINDDPLQPISRYAIELIKEKGEDTPITWIHRSERFAEKLATPDVTVADIIGDVDPIKAANLKLSYADDRVIHYGMIPRANRCIFVINELPDLQARIQVALFNILQEGDIQIRGFKLRLPLDMQFIFTANPEDYTNRGSIVTPLKDRIGSQILTHYPTDIETAKTITQQEAKSDARQKESIHVPELAKDLLEQIVFEARESDFIDEKSGVSARLSITAFENLLSTAELRSLKSGDETTTVRLSDFLGIIPAITGKVELVYEGEQEGAAQVAYNLIGEAVKSLFPEFFPEIEKLRKQEDESPYDAIISWFFNNSEGFELLDSLRDKEYNNLLNAVSPLDDLLAEHQPKLSKQESYFVKEFVLWALVEFKQLSKHRFTEGIQFKDPYGSFLSGI, via the coding sequence ATGGAAATAAAAGATATAAATACTTTAGGCGAATTAAAAAACGCTGGATATAATAGCAGATCGATTAAAGACGAACTAAGAGATAATTTAATTGAAAAAATAAAGAATAAAACAACCGTTTTTGAAGGAGTGCATGGTTATGAAAATACCGTGATTCCGGAATTAGAACGTGCTATTTTATCCAGACATAATATTAACTTTTTAGGATTACGCGGACAAGCAAAAACACGTTTAGCACGTTTAATGCTGAATTTGTTAGACGAATATATTCCTGTGGTGGAAGGATCTGAAATTAATGACGATCCGTTGCAGCCAATTTCTAGGTATGCTATAGAATTGATTAAAGAAAAAGGAGAGGATACGCCAATTACTTGGATACATAGAAGTGAACGTTTTGCAGAAAAACTAGCAACTCCAGATGTAACTGTTGCAGATATTATTGGTGATGTAGATCCAATAAAAGCAGCGAATTTAAAGTTGAGTTATGCCGATGATCGTGTGATTCATTACGGAATGATACCAAGAGCAAACCGTTGTATTTTTGTGATTAATGAATTACCAGATTTACAAGCTAGAATTCAAGTGGCTTTATTTAATATTTTACAAGAAGGCGATATTCAAATTCGTGGATTCAAATTGCGTTTGCCTTTAGATATGCAGTTTATATTTACTGCAAATCCAGAAGATTATACCAACAGAGGAAGTATTGTAACCCCTTTAAAAGATAGAATTGGATCGCAAATATTAACGCATTATCCAACAGATATTGAAACTGCAAAAACCATTACACAGCAAGAAGCAAAATCGGATGCAAGACAAAAAGAAAGTATCCACGTACCAGAATTAGCAAAAGACTTGTTGGAGCAAATTGTGTTTGAAGCTAGAGAAAGTGATTTTATAGACGAAAAAAGTGGTGTTAGTGCACGATTAAGTATTACTGCTTTCGAGAATTTATTAAGTACAGCAGAATTGCGTTCGCTAAAATCAGGAGATGAAACTACAACCGTAAGATTATCCGACTTTTTAGGGATCATTCCAGCAATTACTGGTAAAGTGGAATTGGTATATGAAGGAGAACAGGAAGGAGCTGCACAAGTGGCTTATAATTTAATTGGTGAAGCAGTAAAAAGTTTGTTCCCTGAATTTTTCCCTGAGATTGAAAAACTAAGAAAACAAGAAGATGAAAGTCCGTATGACGCTATTATTTCGTGGTTTTTTAATAATTCGGAAGGATTTGAATTACTAGATAGCCTAAGAGATAAAGAATATAATAATCTACTAAACGCCGTTTCTCCTTTAGATGATTTGTTAGCAGAGCACCAACCAAAATTATCGAAACAAGAAAGTTATTTTGTGAAAGAGTTTGTGCTTTGGGCTTTGGTAGAGTTCAAGCAATTAAGTAAACATAGGTTTACTGAAGGGATTCAATTTAAAGATCCGTATGGGAGTTTTCTAAGTGGTATTTAA
- a CDS encoding cbb3-type cytochrome c oxidase N-terminal domain-containing protein — translation MRNLFPSWLKIPVLFFIILGIVEFFVDSGSKPAFIEKPIIMVFLLLVLLILIATEAIVGSMANILYQSLDEEGKARYDAEKVKTSKLVTWVNKTYTKLLGAKPIQEEHEIILDHNYDGIKELDNDLPPWWIYSFYISIIFAVVYLVRFHVFNGENQYMELDAEYAQAKIDIEEYKKTAKDLVDFNTVELLTDASDLNNGKKIFTENCVACHKADGGGGIGPNLTDKNWILGGGIKNVFRTVTEGGRDGKGMIAWKQSLKPAEIAQVASYVLQFQGTTPAEPKSAEGDIWEETTKE, via the coding sequence ATGAGAAATTTATTTCCGTCTTGGCTTAAGATACCAGTCCTATTTTTTATCATTTTAGGCATTGTAGAATTTTTTGTCGATTCTGGTTCCAAGCCAGCATTTATAGAGAAACCAATCATTATGGTATTCTTACTACTCGTTTTACTAATATTAATTGCTACAGAAGCTATAGTAGGTTCTATGGCTAATATTCTATATCAAAGTTTAGACGAAGAAGGAAAAGCTAGATATGATGCAGAAAAAGTAAAAACATCGAAACTTGTTACTTGGGTAAATAAAACCTACACCAAATTATTAGGTGCTAAACCAATACAAGAAGAACACGAAATTATTCTAGATCATAATTACGATGGTATTAAAGAGCTAGATAATGATCTTCCGCCTTGGTGGATTTACAGTTTTTATATTTCTATAATATTTGCTGTGGTGTATTTAGTAAGATTCCATGTTTTTAATGGTGAAAACCAGTATATGGAATTAGATGCGGAATATGCGCAAGCAAAAATTGATATTGAAGAATACAAAAAAACAGCTAAAGATTTAGTCGATTTTAATACCGTTGAATTATTAACGGATGCTTCCGACTTAAATAATGGTAAAAAAATATTCACCGAAAACTGTGTTGCTTGTCATAAAGCTGATGGTGGTGGTGGAATTGGACCTAACCTAACCGACAAGAACTGGATATTAGGTGGAGGCATTAAAAATGTCTTTAGAACGGTTACCGAAGGTGGACGTGATGGTAAAGGAATGATTGCTTGGAAACAAAGTTTAAAACCTGCAGAAATTGCGCAAGTAGCAAGTTATGTACTACAATTTCAAGGTACCACTCCTGCCGAACCTAAATCTGCTGAAGGAGATATCTGGGAAGAAACTACAAAAGAATAA
- a CDS encoding VWA domain-containing protein, translated as MKNENIHRKGFVFKTYEAPSQSPFEKLFDIFKELITHTSGDFDEAISWLRELDKEYELTTAEYTIDDFIEDLKDKGYIREEIKPDGKKGNAITAKTERAIRQSALDQIFGNIKRSGSGNHKSKGAGIGDEHTGDFRNYQFGDSLDKVSMTESLRNAQINHGIGDFNLTEDDLVVEETTHKSQMSTVLMIDISHSMILYGEDRITPAKKVAMALAELITTRYPKDTLDILVFGNDAWPIKIKDLPYLNVGPYHTNTVAGLKLAMDLLRRKRNTNKQIFMITDGKPSCLKMPDGTYYKDSNGLNPYITNKCYAQAQQARKLHIPITTFMIAQDPYLMQFVEEFTHANQGKAFYTGLKGLGEMIFEDYETNRKKRIKG; from the coding sequence ATGAAAAATGAAAATATACACAGAAAAGGCTTTGTATTTAAAACATACGAAGCACCTTCACAATCCCCTTTCGAGAAGCTTTTTGATATATTTAAAGAGTTAATTACACATACTTCTGGAGATTTTGACGAAGCTATAAGTTGGCTTCGCGAATTAGATAAAGAGTATGAGTTAACTACTGCCGAATATACCATAGACGACTTTATTGAAGACCTGAAAGATAAAGGGTATATACGTGAAGAAATTAAACCGGATGGTAAAAAAGGGAATGCTATTACAGCAAAAACCGAACGTGCTATTAGGCAATCTGCATTAGATCAAATATTCGGGAATATAAAACGAAGCGGTTCTGGAAATCATAAAAGTAAAGGTGCCGGAATAGGAGATGAGCATACCGGCGATTTTAGAAATTACCAGTTTGGCGATAGCTTAGATAAAGTGTCTATGACCGAAAGTTTGCGAAACGCACAAATTAATCATGGTATTGGCGATTTTAATCTAACCGAAGACGATTTGGTGGTGGAAGAGACCACGCATAAATCGCAAATGAGCACGGTATTAATGATTGATATTAGCCACTCTATGATTTTGTATGGCGAAGATAGAATTACTCCTGCCAAAAAAGTAGCAATGGCTTTAGCCGAATTAATTACCACACGCTATCCAAAAGATACCTTAGATATTTTAGTTTTTGGAAACGATGCTTGGCCTATTAAAATTAAAGATTTGCCCTATTTAAATGTTGGTCCATACCATACCAATACCGTTGCAGGATTAAAGTTGGCAATGGATTTATTACGAAGAAAACGAAATACCAACAAGCAGATTTTTATGATAACCGATGGAAAACCGAGTTGCTTGAAAATGCCTGACGGAACGTATTATAAGGACAGTAACGGATTGAATCCGTATATCACCAATAAATGCTATGCACAAGCGCAACAGGCTAGAAAATTACATATTCCTATTACCACTTTTATGATTGCGCAAGATCCGTATTTAATGCAATTTGTAGAAGAATTTACGCATGCCAATCAAGGGAAAGCATTTTATACCGGATTGAAAGGTTTAGGGGAAATGATTTTTGAAGATTACGAAACCAATAGGAAGAAAAGAATTAAAGGCTAA
- a CDS encoding Crp/Fnr family transcriptional regulator yields the protein MSNCEQCIVRQFNALKTLSKDELVRVSNCKTSRTIKKGETIFEEGEIINGVYCIKDGICKLSKLSPNGRDQIVKLVVKGDLLGQRSLIGNESANLSAVALNDMEVCFIPKKEIVDDLSKNPEFCHSMLEQMAKDLRESDNIIVNMAQKSVKHRIADILIYIHESFGINETGFLAINFSRDDYANLVGTATESAIRILSQFKKEGLISTSGKMIKIENLQKLKSVE from the coding sequence ATGAGTAATTGTGAACAGTGTATTGTAAGACAGTTTAATGCTTTAAAAACGCTATCCAAAGACGAATTGGTACGAGTTTCTAATTGTAAAACTTCTAGAACGATTAAAAAAGGAGAAACTATTTTTGAAGAGGGAGAGATAATAAATGGTGTTTACTGTATTAAAGATGGTATTTGTAAACTATCTAAATTGAGTCCCAACGGAAGAGATCAAATAGTAAAACTTGTGGTTAAAGGCGATTTATTAGGCCAACGTTCTTTAATTGGTAATGAATCCGCAAATTTAAGCGCTGTAGCACTTAATGATATGGAGGTTTGTTTTATTCCTAAAAAGGAAATTGTTGATGATTTAAGTAAGAATCCAGAATTTTGTCATTCTATGTTAGAGCAAATGGCAAAAGATTTAAGAGAGTCTGATAATATTATAGTAAATATGGCTCAGAAATCTGTGAAACACAGAATCGCAGATATTCTCATTTATATACATGAAAGTTTTGGGATTAATGAAACCGGATTTTTAGCCATTAATTTTTCAAGAGATGACTATGCTAATTTGGTTGGTACTGCTACAGAATCTGCTATTCGGATTCTGTCTCAATTCAAAAAAGAAGGATTAATTTCTACATCAGGAAAAATGATTAAAATTGAAAATCTTCAAAAATTAAAATCTGTAGAGTAA